CGATCGTTCCATGAAAAATGAAGACGCCAGACTTTTCCGTCCAGCGTCACACTTAAAACAAAATCATTAGCATCGTACATAGGAATTTTCAACATCAGTGAAACACCCCCGCAAGGATGGATTGATTTTTAGAAGCAGGATCGCTGCCGCTAGAGTCTCCTGTAGAAGATTCATCAGCTGCAGAGTTAGCTGAGGCTGAACCGCTTCCGCTGCCAATATCATCAGTCGCCGCAGCGCCAACGTCTTCTTCAGTACTACCAACCTTCCCAGATGTTAGAGCATCCACGTATTCTTCCGGGATATCGGCAGTTTTGACCTCAACCTTACGGATCTGCTTAAATTCCAAAGGAATGCGAAGGATTTTACCATCTTCCTTGGCCTTGTTGATCTTGCACTCTGTCATCACCATATCTTCATAGGTTTTCTCATTGGTGATGATGGTAATGGGCTGCCTGTCTTTATATATTTGTTCTAATTTGGCAATAGCATCGTCCATGCGCCCTGTGTCAACGCCGAACTTTTCATACCAAGTCACCGGCAATGGGGATACTACTACCACCATCGACAGTTGCAATGGCTTGCAAATCACATGGTCGTGCACTGGAAAACCATCTTCTACAGGGTTTTCTGTGACCTCGGAAGCGTAGGTAAGCTCCGAACTAACCAAGACGTCAACTTCGAGCTGACCGATCTTCGTCGGGTCTGTCGGCGCTGGAAAAAGAAGCGCCACCTTGCTGCTTTCTTCGTCGGCCACGTCAATCACCCCCTACGAAATCATAGTCTGTAGCAAGAGGACCGCCGCCGTAAGAGGCGTCTGTTTCTGTTGATACGCTAGCATTGGGTACGCCAGCTACGCTAACATTGTTTTCGACAGTCACTTGCGGCGCTCCGCCACCTCCGGCAGCCAAGCTTTGAGCACTAACACCACCTCGGGCGCTAAGGTTAATCGTGGCTCCGGCAAATGATGACAGCGTGCTAATTACGTTTTTAGCAATATCCCATACATCACCTAAAACTTTCATTACTCCATTACCCCAAATATCAATTGCATTTCCGAGAGAATTTATGGCTCCCTGAAAGTCTCCGGCCAACAGCTGCACTATCATCATTATTAAATTGCAGATAATGCCAAGCGCTCCCACTGCTACATCTTTTATGAGCGTAAACGCAGAACTGCCAAGTTCCTGTAGGTCGGGAAAGACCGCCTGCCCCAGTTCATATAGTGCTTGAAAGCTGTCCATGAGCATCGCGAAAGTCTCGCTTCCCTGGAAGTCTTCAAGTGAACCAAGGAAGTCACCGATAATGGAATCGCCGCCTTGAATCCAAGTGTACAAATCATCCAATAGGAGGATAATTCCTAATAGCACCCACGTCCAGGGATTCAGTAGGGCCGTTTTGAAGAAATTGAGTACAGCCAGCGTCGCGAACTGAATTCCTCGAACCAGTGGCCCCGCAAAAATAGCCGCAACACCAAGGCCGGCAATTTTCAGCAAGTTCCCCCAAC
This genomic window from uncultured Anaeromusa sp. contains:
- a CDS encoding phage baseplate protein translates to MADEESSKVALLFPAPTDPTKIGQLEVDVLVSSELTYASEVTENPVEDGFPVHDHVICKPLQLSMVVVVSPLPVTWYEKFGVDTGRMDDAIAKLEQIYKDRQPITIITNEKTYEDMVMTECKINKAKEDGKILRIPLEFKQIRKVEVKTADIPEEYVDALTSGKVGSTEEDVGAAATDDIGSGSGSASANSAADESSTGDSSGSDPASKNQSILAGVFH